Within the Nitrospira sp. genome, the region TATCGGCAGGAAACCGCGGTCGCCGTCGTCGGGCGGCCGCTTCGCCTCGATATACTCCCGACGTGGACCTCTTCGCCGAACAGAAACGCGCCGCGTTGCGGGCCGCCGAGCCGCTTGCGGCGCGGATGCGGCCGCGCACGCTTGATGAGTTTGCGGGGCAATCTCATTTACTTGCGCCAGGGCGCCTGCTGCGCCGCCAGATCGACAGCGGCCGGATCGGCAGCGCGATTTTTCACGGCCCGCCGGGGTGCGGCAAAACGACCCTGGCGCGTCTGATCGCCGCGCGGGCCGAAGCTGATTTCGTCGCGCTGCACGCGGCCGAGGCCGGTGTGCGGGATGTGCGGGCGGTGATCGAAGCCGCCCGCGAACGACTCGCGACCAGCGGACGACGCACCATCCTGTTCCTCGACGAAATTCACCGTTTCAGCAAATCACAACAGGATTCGCTATTGCGGGATGTCGAATCCGGCGTGCTGACATTGATCGGCGCCACCACCGAGAACCCGTTCTTCTCGGTGAACGCGCCGCTGATTTCGCGGAGTTCACTATTCGAATTCCAAGCCCTCACGGCGGATGAGCTCCACAACGTGCTGCGCGGCGCGCTGCGTGATGAGGCGCGTGGCCTGGGCGGCTATCACGCCATCGTGGAGGAAGCCGCGCTCACGTTTCTCGTGGATACCGCCGAGGGCGATGCGCGCCGGGCGCTCACCGCGCTGGAGATCGCGGTGCTCTCAGAGGCCAGTCACGACGCGCCGCCGCGCGTCACGCTCGAAGTCGCGCGCGAATCCGTGCAGCGCCGCATCGCATTCGACCGCGACGGCGACACGCACTACGACCTCGCGTCCGCGCTGATCAAGTCGATGCGCGGCAGCGACCCCGACGCGGCGCTGTACTGGCTGGCGCGCATGCTGGAGGGTGGCGAAGATCCGCGATTCATCGCGCGGCGCATCGCGATCTGCGCCTCGGAAGATGTCGGAAACGCCGACCCGCAGGCGCTGTCACTCGCGGCCGCGGCCGTGCAGGTGACCGAACTGGTCGGATTGCCGGAATGCGAATACGCGCTGGCCCAGGCGGCGACGTACATCGCCTGCGCGCCGAAGTCGAACGCCGTCACGCTGGCGATCGGCGCGGCCCGCGCCGACGTGCGCGACAATCCGACATTGCCGGTGCCGGCGCACCTGCGCGACGGGCACTACGGCGGCGCGCAGCAACTCGGACGATCGATCGGATACGTCTATCCGCATGACGCGCCCAGCGGGTTTGTCCTCCAGGACTACCTTGGCGCAGAGCGCGCGTACTATCACCCGACCGAACGCGGCGCGGAGAAGCGGATGCGCGCGTGGGTCGAGGAGTTGCGCCAGCGCCG harbors:
- a CDS encoding ATPase AAA, which codes for MDLFAEQKRAALRAAEPLAARMRPRTLDEFAGQSHLLAPGRLLRRQIDSGRIGSAIFHGPPGCGKTTLARLIAARAEADFVALHAAEAGVRDVRAVIEAARERLATSGRRTILFLDEIHRFSKSQQDSLLRDVESGVLTLIGATTENPFFSVNAPLISRSSLFEFQALTADELHNVLRGALRDEARGLGGYHAIVEEAALTFLVDTAEGDARRALTALEIAVLSEASHDAPPRVTLEVARESVQRRIAFDRDGDTHYDLASALIKSMRGSDPDAALYWLARMLEGGEDPRFIARRIAICASEDVGNADPQALSLAAAAVQVTELVGLPECEYALAQAATYIACAPKSNAVTLAIGAARADVRDNPTLPVPAHLRDGHYGGAQQLGRSIGYVYPHDAPSGFVLQDYLGAERAYYHPTERGAEKRMRAWVEELRQRRAARGADPSRPSEAGGG